In bacterium, the genomic window ACGCAGCCTGCTTCGTCTCCTCCCGCTCCCGCCGCTGCTCATGGCCCTGGCGGCGCTCGCCCTTCTCTGCGGGGGCTGCAGCCGGCCCGTGCTGCGGGAGGCGCGGGTCGCCGAGAGCGACTACTACAGCGAGGGCGAGTACAACCGCCTCAGCCGGGCGCAGCGCGAGGCCTACTGCGCGGAGCTCGCCGCCGAGCTCGATCGCCTGCGCGTCCTGGCGGCGAACGCCCCCGCTCCGGATCGCCGCGCCGAGCTGGCGCGACTCAAGGCCGAGCTGGTCCGGCAGCGCGAGCGCTTGCTCGGCGCCGCCGACTCCGGACTCGACTCCCTGCGGGCCGAGATCGCCTGGTACGAGGCGCTGCCCGACAGCTACTGCGTGCAGCGGGGCGACGGCCTGGCGGCGATCGCGGCGCAGGCGCGCATCTACGCCGACGCGGCGAAGTGGCCCCGCCTGGCCCGCGCCAACCGCGCCGCGCTGCGCGACCCCCAGCGCCTGCGGCCCGGCCAGTGCCTCCGGGTGCCGCGAGACTGGCCGCGACAGCACCGGGTGGCGCCGGGCGAGTGGTTGAGCAAGATTGCCGGCTACTGGGAGATCTACGACGACCCCCTGGCCTGGCCGCGCCTCTACGAGGCGAACCGGGACCAGATCGCGGGGCCCGAACTGATCCGACCGGATCAGGTGCTGGACATCCCCCGCTAGGCCCGCGCCCGCGGGCCGGCTGCGCGATCCGCGGCGCCCGCCGGCGCCGGGACGCGCACGAAGGACGCCCGTGCCGAAGGAACACACCGAGATCCTCTCCCTGGCCGACGTCGACGCCCTGAACCTGCTCGGCGTCGGCGACCGCCACCTCAAGCTGCTCGCGGAGGACTTTCCCGGCCGCATCACCGTGCGCGGCGACAAGGTGATGCTCAGCGGCCCGCGCGCCCGCGTCAGCGAGATGGCGGCCGTGCTGCTCGAGCTGATCGAGCTCGCCAAGACCGGCCGCGCGCTCTCCGAGCAGGACGTCCAGTACGCGCTCGGCCTGCGCGGCCCGCAGCCGGAGCGCGCGCCGGGCGGCGAGGGCGAGGGCGCGGTCTTCCAGACCGCGCGCGGCGCGCTCGTGACGCCGAAGACCCCGGGCCAGCGGCTCTACGTCGAGGCGATGGCCTCGCACGACATCGTCTTCGTCATCGGGCCGGCCGGCACGGGCAAGAGCTACCTCGCCATCGCGCAGGGCCTCGCCCTGCTGCGCGAGCGCAAGGTCGAGCGCCTGCTCCTCGTGCGCCCGGCCGTGGAGGCCGGCGAGAGCCTCGGCTTCCTGCCCGGCGACCTGCAGGAGAAGA contains:
- a CDS encoding LysM peptidoglycan-binding domain-containing protein produces the protein MKAARSLLRLLPLPPLLMALAALALLCGGCSRPVLREARVAESDYYSEGEYNRLSRAQREAYCAELAAELDRLRVLAANAPAPDRRAELARLKAELVRQRERLLGAADSGLDSLRAEIAWYEALPDSYCVQRGDGLAAIAAQARIYADAAKWPRLARANRAALRDPQRLRPGQCLRVPRDWPRQHRVAPGEWLSKIAGYWEIYDDPLAWPRLYEANRDQIAGPELIRPDQVLDIPR